The Sulfitobacter sp. SK011 genome contains the following window.
GCTGTCCTACGCCGGGGCGCAGATCGGAACACAAGGCATTGAAGACTGGGTGCCAGATGTGATCAACGCGCATGATTGGCAAGCGGGGCTTGTCCCAGCATATCTGCAACAGTCCGAGGGGCCAAAACCGCCCGTTGTGATGACCATCCATAACATCGCGTTTCAGGGATTGTTTGACTCCACCCGTCTGGCCGCATTGGGGTTGCAGGCACAGCTTTTTACGTCAGAAGGTGTCGAGTACTTTGGCAAAATCGGCTTTCTCAAGGCGGGCTTGGCGCTGTCCGAAAAGATCACGACAGTCAGCCCAACCTATGCCGCAGAACTGCTGACACCGGACTTTGGCATGGGGCTGGATGGCCTTTTGCGCAATCGTCAGGCCGATCTTTCGGGCATACTCAATGGTATTGATCTGGATATCTGGTCCCCGGAAACAGACACCGATCTTGTCGCGACCTATTCCGCACGCAGCATCAAAGGCAAGGCCAAAAACCGAGCAGAGGTTGAGGCCCGCTTTGGTCTGACTACAGGTGACGGGCCCTTGTTTTGCGTGATCAGTCGCCTGACCCCTCAGAAAGGTCTGGATATGCTTCTGGATCGTTTGCCGCACCTCGTAAGCCTTGGTGGCAGACTTGCGGTCCTGGGTTCGGGTGAACCCGCGTTGGAGCGTGCCTTCATCGACGCGTCCAACCGCTATGCAGGATCAGTGGGCACAATTATCGGATATGACGAGGCTTTGTCGCATCTCATTCAGGCTGGCAGTGATGCAATCCTGATACCGTCGCGGTTCGAGCCATGCGGGCTGACCCAGCTTTATGGGCTGCGGTATGGCACGCTGCCTGTTGTCGCGCGCACCGGCGGTCTGGCAGATACTGTAATAGACGCGAACGAGGCCGCGATGCTTGCTGACTGTGCCACAGGCATTCAATTTGCGCCGATCAATGCAACCATGCTCGGCCATTCCATTTCTCGGGCCTGTACGCTTTTTGCCAATCAGAAAGCCTGGGCTGCCATGATGCGCCGTGCGATGCGCCATCCGGTCGGATGGGACCTGTCCGCTGCGGCCTATCTGGATGTTTACCGCGCGGCCCGGGACAGTCGCACCTCATGACATTCCAAAAGATACGGGGCGGCACTGACCGTAAACTTGGTGCGCATCACGACGGCAGCGGCGTCAACTTTGCCGTGTTCTCAGAGAATGCCACCAAGATTGAGTTATGCCTGTTTTCATCTGATGGGGTTTCCGAGAAAGCGCGCATTGCACTTCCCGAACGCACCGGTCCGGTTTGGCATGGTTATATGCCCGATCTACCGATTGGCACGCTTTATGGATACCGCGCGCATGGCACATACGCACCGGAACGCGGGCATCGGTTCAACCCCAACAAGCTGTTGATTGATCCTTACACCCGTGAGCTTAGCGGCGCATGGGGAAACGACCCCGCGCTGCTAGGCTATGACATCACATCCGCTGCCGAAGACATGTCATTTGACACACGCGATTCCGCCCCATTCGTTCCCAAATCAGTCGTATCTGATCCCGCACTCTTCGTCAGGAGCCAGCAAGGCCAGCATACCCGCACAGATCGCGATCTGATTTATGAAGCTCATGCTAAAGGTGCGACACAGCTGAACATGGATGTACCCGAAGCCGTGCGCGGTACCTATGAAGGGTTGGCGTCAGACCCGATGCTGGCGCATTTCAATGATCTTGGCGTGCAGTCGGTTGAGCTTTTGCCGGTCCACAGCTTTGTTGACGACAGGTTTCTGGTTGA
Protein-coding sequences here:
- the glgA gene encoding glycogen synthase GlgA, producing the protein MKLLFVASECAPFIKTGGLADVIGAVPKALAEQDVSVKVLIPAYPALAGLVAKGKSVMSFDYLFGGPARVVAIEAEGLDMLLLEAAHLFDRPGNIYLGPNGQDWPDNDLRFGALSYAGAQIGTQGIEDWVPDVINAHDWQAGLVPAYLQQSEGPKPPVVMTIHNIAFQGLFDSTRLAALGLQAQLFTSEGVEYFGKIGFLKAGLALSEKITTVSPTYAAELLTPDFGMGLDGLLRNRQADLSGILNGIDLDIWSPETDTDLVATYSARSIKGKAKNRAEVEARFGLTTGDGPLFCVISRLTPQKGLDMLLDRLPHLVSLGGRLAVLGSGEPALERAFIDASNRYAGSVGTIIGYDEALSHLIQAGSDAILIPSRFEPCGLTQLYGLRYGTLPVVARTGGLADTVIDANEAAMLADCATGIQFAPINATMLGHSISRACTLFANQKAWAAMMRRAMRHPVGWDLSAAAYLDVYRAARDSRTS